In a genomic window of Branchiostoma floridae strain S238N-H82 chromosome 19, Bfl_VNyyK, whole genome shotgun sequence:
- the LOC118407153 gene encoding uncharacterized protein LOC118407153 — protein sequence MNIGSGLGLLGLASFLCNSVILWYYGDKKMEVDKKGHMFLKEGCSYYLMKVCRCLKSCCCCFCCCLTPCCNWLVRCYKSCCCCFCCCVEEGAGTYAELPDACEQEQDDENITFAKPAPNYGQVQTV from the exons ATGAACATCGGTTCGGGCCTTGGGCTGCTGGGACTG GCTAGTTTCCTGTGTAACTCCGTGATACTGTGGTACTACGGGGACAAAAAGATGGAGGTGGATAAAAAGGGTCATATGTTTCTG AAGGAGGGATGCTCCTACTACCTGATGAAGGTTTGCAGGTGCCTAAAGTCGTGTTGCTGTTGCTTCTGCTGCTGCCTAACGCCCTGTTGCAACTGGCTTGTACGGTGTTACAAGTCGTGTTGCTGTTGCTTCTGCTGCTGC GTTGAAGAAGGTGCTGGCACATATGCTGAACTCCCCGATGCATGTGAACAGGAACAGGACGACGAGAACATCACATTTGCAAAGCCTGCACCAAACTATGGCCAGGTGCAGACGGTGTAA